GGTCGGGTCGCTGATTGTCTATTCCCTGTCCGAGCCGCTACGCCTGCGTTTTGCCGAGGAAGGCCGGGGTCTGGGAATGCGTGTGGATATGCCTTTGGCCGATATGGCGGCATTTCTGGCCCAGGTCGTGGGGCGCGGCTTGTCTGCGGCCGACAGCGGCAACCTTCTGCTTGGAGACGGCGCATGAGACAGTTTCCCCTGTTGCTCCCGCTTCTGTGGCTGCTGGCCGGCGTTGTTACGGGCTGCACCAAGCCTGCACCGACAACCTACCAGGGATATATTGAGGGCGAGTTCGTCTATGTGGCCGGCAAACTGGCCGGACGCCTGGATCAACTGCTGGTTTCGCGCGGGGAGCGCGTCACGATCGGGCAGTCCCTCTATGCCCTGGAACATGGCTTTGAGGCGAAGGGCTTGGCCCTGGCCGAGGCGGACCTCCGGCAGGCCGAGGCCATCCTTGATGACCGCAAGAAAGGGCTGCGTCCTGACGAGATCGACCAGATCCTGGCTGAACTGCGCCGGGCCGAGGCCGCCCATGAACTGTCGCGCCTGGAGTATGAACGCCGGGTCAAGCTCTACGCCTCGGCCACCATTGCCAAGGAAGAACTGGATACGTCCCGCACCACCAACGCCAAGGACAAGCATCAGGTCAAGGAGTTGGAAGCCAAGCTGGCCACCGGACGATTGCCGAGCCGTATTGACCAGATCAAGGCGGCAGCCGACGCCGTTGAGGCCGCCCGGGCGACTGTCGGGCAGGCGCAATGGAACCTCGACCAGATGACCCAGGCGGCCGGGGTAGCCGGGCTGGTCTACGATGTCGTGCATTATCAGGGCGAATGGGTGGCGGCCGGGAGTCCGGTGGTGGTGCTTCTCCCCGAGCAAAACGTCAAGGCTCGGTTTTTCGTGCCCGAAGCCGTGGCCGGCGCATTGGCCGTGGGCAGCGCCATCCAGGTCGCCTATGACGGCGGCAACGGCCCGATGGCGGCCACGGTCACGTATATCGCGCCCAAGGTGGAGTACACCCCGCCGGTCATCTACAGCCAGAATTTTCGGGAAAAACTGGTCATTATGGTCGAGGCCGCCTTTGCCCCGGCCGACGCCGCCCGGATGCATCCGGGCCAGCCCATCGACGTGTCTTTGGGCGCGGTCGGCAGCGGAGGCGGAAAGTGACGCCTGAGGCCCCGGTCATCGACGTCGTCGGCCTGACCAAGGTGTTCGGCCGCAAGACCGTGGTGGACCATTTGGACATGCGGGTGGCCAAGGGGGAAATCTACGGTTTTCTCGGTCCCAACGGCTCGGGCAAGACCACCTTTATCCGGATGCTGTGCGGACTGTTGCGCCCGGATGACGGCCATGGCGCCTGCCTGGGTTTTGACGTGCGCACCCAAGCCGAGCTGATCAAACCCCATGTCGGCTACATGTCCCAGAAATTTTCCCTCTACGAGGACATGACGGTGCGGGAAAATCTCGATTTCATTGCCCGCATGTACGCAGTCGGCAACCGCGCAGCCGCGGTTGACCGCACCATCGGGCGTATGAACCTGGGGCGGTTCCGCGACCAGCTGGCCGGCACGTTGTCCGGCGGCTGGAAGCAGCGTCTGGCCTTGTCCGCCTGCATGATCCACGAGCCGAAGCTCTTGCTGCTGGACGAACCAACCGCCGGCGTCGATCCCATGGCCCGGCGCGATTTCTGGGACGAGGTCCACAAGCTGGCCGGCGAGGGGATCACCGCCCTTATTTCCACGCATTATATGGACGAGGCCGAGCGCTGCCACCGCCTGGCGTATATTGCCTACGGCCATCTCCTGGCCACGGGCACGGTCCAGGAGATCGTGGCGGCCGAGCGCCTGATCACTTACGAAATCGCCGGGCCGCAACTCTACGGCATCATGGACGCGATTCGCGTCCTGCCCGGGGTCGAGCAGGTGGTGGCCTTTGGCGTCACCCTGCACGTCAGCGGCCGCGACGCCGACGCCCTGGCCCAAAGCCTCGCTCCCTACGGCGCGGAGCCGCTGACGCTGCGGCAGATCCCCTCCAACCTCGAAGAGGTGTTTATCAGCCTCATGCGCAAG
The sequence above is drawn from the Desulfovibrio sp. TomC genome and encodes:
- a CDS encoding HlyD family secretion protein; the encoded protein is MRQFPLLLPLLWLLAGVVTGCTKPAPTTYQGYIEGEFVYVAGKLAGRLDQLLVSRGERVTIGQSLYALEHGFEAKGLALAEADLRQAEAILDDRKKGLRPDEIDQILAELRRAEAAHELSRLEYERRVKLYASATIAKEELDTSRTTNAKDKHQVKELEAKLATGRLPSRIDQIKAAADAVEAARATVGQAQWNLDQMTQAAGVAGLVYDVVHYQGEWVAAGSPVVVLLPEQNVKARFFVPEAVAGALAVGSAIQVAYDGGNGPMAATVTYIAPKVEYTPPVIYSQNFREKLVIMVEAAFAPADAARMHPGQPIDVSLGAVGSGGGK
- a CDS encoding ABC transporter ATP-binding protein, whose translation is MTPEAPVIDVVGLTKVFGRKTVVDHLDMRVAKGEIYGFLGPNGSGKTTFIRMLCGLLRPDDGHGACLGFDVRTQAELIKPHVGYMSQKFSLYEDMTVRENLDFIARMYAVGNRAAAVDRTIGRMNLGRFRDQLAGTLSGGWKQRLALSACMIHEPKLLLLDEPTAGVDPMARRDFWDEVHKLAGEGITALISTHYMDEAERCHRLAYIAYGHLLATGTVQEIVAAERLITYEIAGPQLYGIMDAIRVLPGVEQVVAFGVTLHVSGRDADALAQSLAPYGAEPLTLRQIPSNLEEVFISLMRKAVV